From Streptomyces sp. TLI_053, a single genomic window includes:
- a CDS encoding SDR family NAD(P)-dependent oxidoreductase: MTTAPKGPLTGKVIAVAGASGPAGQAVLRRLASDGATVIGADIDAQRLESALDSVRIAVRGARVSGQVIDLLDPQEVHDWADHLEAEHGHVDGVFHLVGGWRGSKTFFDSRIDDWDFLHDTVVRTLQHTSLAFQPALVRSESGRYAMISAAAAHKPTAGGAAYAAAKAATEAWTLAMADSFRKETTAEDGKPTAAAAILVIKALVSPEMRAEKPEAKFAGFTDTADLAAHLAGLWDRPAEELNGQHLWLTAQ, from the coding sequence GTGACCACCGCACCCAAGGGACCGCTGACCGGCAAGGTCATCGCCGTCGCCGGAGCCAGCGGCCCGGCCGGCCAGGCCGTGCTGCGCCGCCTCGCCTCCGACGGCGCCACCGTCATCGGCGCCGACATCGACGCCCAGCGCCTGGAGTCCGCGCTCGACTCCGTGCGCATCGCCGTCCGCGGCGCGCGCGTCAGCGGCCAGGTCATCGACCTCCTCGACCCGCAGGAGGTCCACGACTGGGCCGACCACCTGGAGGCCGAGCACGGCCACGTCGACGGCGTGTTCCACCTCGTCGGCGGCTGGCGCGGCAGCAAGACCTTCTTCGACAGCCGGATCGACGACTGGGACTTCCTGCACGACACCGTCGTGCGCACCCTCCAGCACACCTCGCTGGCGTTCCAGCCCGCCCTGGTCCGCAGCGAGTCCGGGCGCTACGCGATGATCTCCGCCGCCGCCGCGCACAAGCCCACCGCGGGCGGCGCCGCCTACGCCGCCGCCAAGGCCGCCACCGAGGCCTGGACGCTCGCCATGGCGGACTCCTTCCGCAAGGAGACCACCGCCGAGGACGGCAAGCCCACCGCCGCGGCTGCGATCCTGGTGATCAAGGCGTTGGTCAGTCCCGAGATGCGGGCCGAGAAGCCGGAGGCGAAGTTCGCCGGCTTCACCGACACCGCCGACCTCGCCGCACACCTGGCGGGCCTCTGGGACCGCCCCGCAGAAGAACTGAACGGACAGCACCTGTGGCTGACAGCCCAATGA